TGGCACCGGCGTGGATTGCACCATTCGCGAGCTGGCGCAGACCATCGCTCAGGTGGTGGGCTACAAGGGCCGCGTGGTGTTTGACGCCACCAAACCGGACGGCACGCCGCGCAAACTGCTGGACGTCACCCGTCTGCATCAGTTGGGCTGGTATCACGAGGTGTCGCTGGAACAAGGGCTGGCAAGTACCTACCAGTGGTTCCTGGAAAACCAGCACCGCTTCCGGGGGTAACAATGTTTTTAAGTCAGGAAGATTTTGCCACGGTAGTGCGCTCCACTCCGCTCATCTCAATTGATTTGATCGTGGAGAACGAACGCGGCGAGTTCTTGCTGGGGAAACGAACCAATCGTCCTGCTCAGGGCTTCTGGTTCGTGCCCGGCGGGCGCGTGCAGAAGGATGAGACGCTGGCCAACGCGTTTGAGCGTCTCACTCTGGCGGAACTGGGTCTGCAACTGCCGATGGCAGCAGGCCAGTTTTACGGGGTCTGGCAGCACTTCTATGACGATAACTTTTCAGGCACCGGCTTCACCACGCACTACATCGTGCTGGGGTTCCGCCTGAAGGTGAGTGAGGCAGACCTGCGTCTGCCTGATTCTCAGCA
This region of Enterobacter cloacae complex sp. R_G8 genomic DNA includes:
- a CDS encoding GDP-mannose mannosyl hydrolase encodes the protein MFLSQEDFATVVRSTPLISIDLIVENERGEFLLGKRTNRPAQGFWFVPGGRVQKDETLANAFERLTLAELGLQLPMAAGQFYGVWQHFYDDNFSGTGFTTHYIVLGFRLKVSEADLRLPDSQHDDYRWQTPEALLASDNVHDNSRAYFLADRQSEVPGL